The genome window CTCGCCGAGCGAAAAGGCCGCTGGGTCTGAAGATCAGAACCAGCAGGAGAACCACAATGGACACGACTTCCTTGTAGGCAACCGGAAGCTGGCTGACCGCCAATGTTTCGAGCAGGCCGAGCAGCAGGCCGGCCACGACTGCGGCCATGCTGTTGCCCAGTCCCCCGAGTATGGCCACGGTGAAGCCCTTGATGGCCAGGGGGGCGCCCATGTCGTACTGCGTCTGGGTGAGTGGCGAGATCACGCAGCCGGCGAGGGCCCCGATGGCTGCGCTGAGCATGAACGACAAGGTGACCATCCGCGAGTCCTTGATACCGCAGAGCCTGGCGGCCATCCGGTCGTCCGCACAGGCTCGCATGGCTCGCCCGGTCAGCGTGAACCTGAAGAACAGCGTCAGGGCGGCGACGATCACGGTGCACACGCCCAGTACCCACAGCACCTGCGGCGAGATCCTCGCGCCCATCAGGCCGATGGTGGACAGCGACGATCCCGTGAAATAGGGCAAGCCGCGGACCTGCTCATCCCAGACGTGCAGCATGCCCTCGCGGAGCAGGATAGAGACGCCGATGGTGATCACGATCAGGCGAAGCACGGAAGCATCGCGGACCCGCCGGATGAACACCAGTTCGATCAGGCCGCCCAGGACAGCCGTGATCGCCACCGCCAGCAGGACCGCCACCGGAAGAGGCATGTAGTGGTTAAAGCTGACCGCGGTCATCGCCCCGACGATGAGGAACTCTCCCTGGGCGAAGTTGATGATGCCTGTCGCGCTGTAAATGATATTGAACCCGATGGCAACGATGGCATAGACGCTGC of Phycisphaerae bacterium contains these proteins:
- a CDS encoding branched-chain amino acid ABC transporter permease, whose translation is MDFTQVLQYCLAGITVGSVYAIVAIGFNIIYSATGIINFAQGEFLIVGAMTAVSFNHYMPLPVAVLLAVAITAVLGGLIELVFIRRVRDASVLRLIVITIGVSILLREGMLHVWDEQVRGLPYFTGSSLSTIGLMGARISPQVLWVLGVCTVIVAALTLFFRFTLTGRAMRACADDRMAARLCGIKDSRMVTLSFMLSAAIGALAGCVISPLTQTQYDMGAPLAIKGFTVAILGGLGNSMAAVVAGLLLGLLETLAVSQLPVAYKEVVSIVVLLLVLIFRPSGLFARRETSALRA